Proteins from one Devosia chinhatensis genomic window:
- a CDS encoding sensor domain-containing diguanylate cyclase codes for MGPSTRCPIRFIGHHIARTLSLRVVVFVLLGFAAVAVPAYAAFTWITNSTIIQLGTLFAEKQVLYDRHRGLGALMREVALAEALAGSQAIRDWARNEDDPLLTRRGLAELEHYRQSFADGSYFFVIDGSGNYYFNDAANSYAGNQRRYAVDPQNPRDLWYFSTKALGEGCHLNVDNDANLRVTKVWMNCVIREGRKVLGVLGTGIDLTAFIQEVVNVPQTGVTSMFVDRRGQVQAHRNQDLVDLASLSAEMRDKRSVFSLVDTASDRQTLQALMDDVSAGGTMVRSAFVDIGGQQTLVGVGYLDRLGWYNVTLMDVDAIIDRRLFLPVGILLIAVMGGVAALLTLVFKRTVLDRLVVLETVVREARSCTFGPAFGFGNAAGDEIDRLGAAFAEMANAVDDNTRLLEARVDERTRELQLLAFRDGQTGVLNRRGFAAAHKQIAGTASYGLLLIDIDQFKAINDTFGHAAGDVVVGDVARRIEAATGRDGICARWGGDEYIVLLPEASGLSLRALAQAVLAAMRTSPVALPDQRDMEISVSIGASLADAGDRLEIAVDMADAALYLAKARGRDQLVVFDADMQPQPRRA; via the coding sequence ATGGGTCCCTCTACGAGGTGTCCCATCCGCTTCATCGGTCATCACATTGCCCGAACCCTGTCCCTCAGGGTGGTGGTTTTCGTCCTGCTCGGCTTTGCCGCCGTGGCCGTTCCCGCCTATGCTGCGTTCACCTGGATCACCAATTCCACGATCATCCAGCTCGGCACGCTCTTTGCAGAAAAGCAGGTGCTCTATGACCGGCACCGTGGATTGGGCGCGCTGATGCGCGAGGTGGCGCTGGCGGAGGCTCTCGCCGGTAGCCAGGCGATCCGTGACTGGGCACGCAACGAGGATGATCCGCTCCTGACGCGTCGCGGTCTCGCCGAACTGGAACATTACCGGCAGAGTTTTGCGGACGGCTCCTATTTCTTCGTCATCGACGGGTCGGGGAACTACTATTTCAACGATGCAGCCAATTCCTATGCCGGCAATCAACGCCGCTATGCGGTCGATCCGCAGAACCCGAGGGATTTGTGGTATTTTTCGACCAAGGCGCTGGGTGAAGGCTGCCATCTCAATGTCGATAATGACGCCAACCTGCGCGTCACCAAGGTTTGGATGAATTGTGTCATTCGCGAAGGACGCAAAGTCCTGGGCGTTCTGGGCACGGGCATCGATCTGACCGCTTTCATCCAGGAAGTGGTGAATGTTCCGCAGACAGGCGTGACGTCCATGTTCGTGGATCGCCGGGGGCAGGTCCAGGCACACCGGAACCAGGACCTCGTCGATCTGGCCAGCCTTTCCGCCGAGATGCGTGACAAGCGCAGCGTTTTTTCGCTGGTCGACACGGCTTCGGATCGACAGACGCTGCAAGCCCTGATGGACGATGTCTCGGCTGGCGGGACTATGGTGCGCTCGGCCTTTGTCGACATCGGCGGCCAGCAGACCCTGGTCGGGGTGGGTTATCTCGACCGGTTGGGCTGGTACAATGTGACGCTTATGGATGTCGATGCCATCATCGACCGACGCCTGTTCCTGCCCGTAGGCATCTTGCTCATCGCCGTCATGGGGGGCGTCGCGGCCCTTCTCACCCTGGTTTTCAAGAGAACCGTCCTTGATCGCCTGGTGGTGCTTGAAACCGTTGTGCGCGAGGCGCGATCGTGCACTTTTGGCCCTGCCTTCGGGTTCGGCAATGCGGCGGGGGACGAAATCGACAGGCTCGGCGCTGCCTTTGCGGAAATGGCCAATGCGGTCGATGACAATACGCGCCTTCTTGAGGCGCGCGTCGACGAGCGCACGCGGGAATTGCAATTGCTGGCCTTCCGCGACGGGCAAACCGGCGTTCTCAATCGGCGGGGATTTGCTGCCGCTCATAAGCAGATCGCCGGCACAGCATCATATGGTCTATTGCTGATCGATATCGACCAGTTCAAGGCCATAAATGACACGTTCGGCCATGCCGCCGGGGACGTTGTGGTCGGTGATGTTGCGCGGCGCATCGAGGCCGCCACGGGTCGCGACGGCATCTGCGCGCGTTGGGGCGGGGACGAATATATCGTTCTTCTGCCCGAAGCGTCCGGCCTTTCCCTTCGCGCCTTGGCGCAGGCGGTGCTCGCTGCCATGCGGACAAGTCCTGTTGCGCTGCCCGACCAGCGCGACATGGAGATTTCCGTCAGCATCGGGGCCTCTCTGGCCGATGCGGGCGACCGACTGGAGATCGCGGTAGATATGGCTGATGCTGCCCTTTATCTGGCGAAAGCCCGGGGCCGGGATCAGTTGGTGGTCTTCGACGCCGACATGCAGCCTCAACCCCGCCGCGCTTGA
- a CDS encoding VOC family protein, producing MAYHTGRLIDHIHLRARNFAASRHFYEAVLVILDIPVSARGEGWMQVDELFIDAADAKTPVSHVHLAFQAKDRASVDAFHRAALAAGGQDNGAPGERHYHPGYYACFVLDPDGNNIEAVYHGPNARSAISVEITPVT from the coding sequence ATGGCCTATCACACTGGACGTCTGATCGATCACATACACCTCCGCGCCCGAAATTTTGCTGCGAGCCGCCATTTCTACGAGGCGGTTTTGGTCATCCTGGACATCCCCGTCAGTGCTCGCGGCGAAGGCTGGATGCAGGTCGATGAATTGTTCATCGACGCAGCGGATGCCAAAACCCCCGTTTCGCATGTCCATCTCGCATTTCAGGCTAAGGACCGCGCCAGCGTGGACGCCTTTCATCGCGCTGCCCTTGCTGCCGGAGGCCAAGACAATGGCGCGCCGGGCGAGCGACACTACCATCCTGGATATTATGCCTGCTTCGTGCTCGACCCAGACGGGAACAATATAGAAGCCGTATACCATGGACCCAACGCGCGCTCGGCGATTTCCGTTGAGATCACGCCTGTCACCTAA
- a CDS encoding alpha/beta hydrolase yields the protein MHIDPLDIFNLLIPKDRGSSRIAKDLAYGPHERHRLDIYAPRRANAQSLPVIVFFYGGSWESGRRQAYAFVGHALASLGYVVVVPDYRLLPEVEYPLFLDDCAAALRWVRSHSASYGGDSGRIALAGHSAGAYNAMMVALDPGLRTKAGVGPFLKGVAGLSGPYDFFPFDGEVSRRVFGAVPDGLATQPISHVTKQAPPLWLGTGDADRMVLPRNSDSLKRLLRAAGGQAEVHHYAGIDHAGALLALSQPLRFRAPILRDMGVFFERVLTPSPALADDGALQ from the coding sequence ATGCATATCGATCCTCTCGACATTTTCAATTTGCTCATCCCCAAGGACAGGGGTTCATCCCGGATCGCCAAGGACTTGGCCTATGGTCCGCATGAGCGGCACAGGCTCGATATCTACGCGCCGCGCAGAGCAAACGCGCAAAGCCTGCCGGTAATCGTCTTCTTCTACGGGGGCAGCTGGGAAAGCGGCAGGAGGCAGGCTTACGCCTTCGTGGGCCACGCTCTGGCTTCGCTGGGCTATGTCGTCGTTGTGCCGGATTACCGCCTTCTGCCAGAAGTCGAGTATCCGCTATTCCTGGACGATTGTGCTGCAGCGCTTCGCTGGGTCCGGTCTCATAGTGCCTCCTACGGCGGGGACAGCGGCCGCATCGCCCTCGCCGGTCACTCAGCCGGCGCCTACAATGCGATGATGGTGGCGCTGGATCCTGGCCTGCGGACCAAGGCAGGCGTGGGGCCTTTCCTAAAGGGCGTGGCGGGCCTGTCCGGACCCTATGATTTCTTTCCATTTGACGGAGAGGTGTCGCGCCGGGTGTTCGGTGCCGTGCCGGACGGCCTTGCCACCCAGCCGATCAGCCATGTGACCAAGCAGGCGCCTCCACTCTGGCTCGGCACAGGGGATGCGGACCGCATGGTGCTGCCACGAAACAGCGATAGTTTGAAGAGGCTGCTGCGGGCGGCAGGAGGGCAGGCCGAGGTGCATCATTATGCCGGCATTGACCACGCTGGCGCGCTGCTCGCGCTCAGCCAGCCGCTGCGCTTCCGCGCGCCGATCCTTCGGGACATGGGCGTGTTCTTTGAGCGCGTGCTGACCCCTAGTCCTGCGCTTGCCGACGATGGCGCGCTGCAATGA
- a CDS encoding MarR family winged helix-turn-helix transcriptional regulator has translation MATLLRDYQKQVEAALTGLPGGGRAFMVMSLVQRETCQSQIAIAERIALDKTTLTYLLDGLEKEDLIRRVSDPNDRRSRHINLTPKGAKALVGFSQAVEHIEEGILARLDPKDAALFRVSLSKAAGLEAVSEESRAEQTDSAHICKTVVSADEAC, from the coding sequence TTGGCGACCCTCCTGCGTGACTACCAGAAGCAAGTCGAGGCAGCGCTCACCGGGCTTCCCGGCGGTGGTCGCGCCTTCATGGTCATGTCATTGGTGCAAAGGGAAACCTGCCAGAGCCAGATCGCCATTGCCGAGCGGATCGCGCTCGACAAGACCACTTTGACCTATCTTCTCGATGGCCTCGAGAAAGAGGACCTCATTCGACGCGTAAGCGATCCAAATGATCGTCGCAGTCGCCATATCAACCTCACGCCCAAGGGAGCCAAGGCGCTGGTCGGGTTTTCCCAGGCGGTCGAGCATATCGAAGAGGGCATACTCGCCCGCCTCGACCCCAAGGATGCTGCCCTGTTCCGCGTGTCGCTGAGCAAGGCCGCTGGCCTTGAGGCGGTGAGCGAAGAAAGCCGCGCCGAGCAGACCGACAGCGCTCATATCTGCAAGACCGTGGTGAGTGCCGACGAGGCCTGCTGA
- a CDS encoding (2Fe-2S)-binding protein — protein sequence MLVCQCNMITSREIEDIVLELLKADPWQLVVPAKVYAELNRRAKCSGCVPNVVDIIVRVTENYHAQQAHEPAELVTIQSGLEKLKKQRNGVRRERRSTSHRAA from the coding sequence ATGCTCGTCTGCCAATGCAATATGATCACCTCTCGGGAAATCGAGGACATCGTTCTCGAGCTTCTCAAGGCCGATCCCTGGCAGCTGGTCGTGCCGGCCAAGGTCTATGCAGAGCTCAACCGCCGCGCCAAATGCTCCGGCTGCGTGCCGAATGTGGTGGACATTATCGTTCGGGTCACCGAAAATTACCATGCACAGCAAGCCCACGAGCCCGCTGAGCTGGTGACGATCCAGTCCGGACTCGAAAAGCTCAAAAAGCAACGGAATGGAGTACGTCGTGAAAGGCGAAGCACAAGTCATCGAGCGGCTTAA
- a CDS encoding alpha/beta hydrolase, producing MSPYQFRAADGANPDSPVIFLFHGTGGDENQFFEIAGQLLPQARRVAPRGDVSEHGALRYFRRTGEGVYDMADLAQRTEKMAEFIAEQIGAVRPSRVIGLGYSNGANILASVMFAAPALFDQAILMHPLIPFAPQAANFSGRKVLITAGQRDPIAPAAATQALADYFSANGAESRLAWHAGGHEIRQEEIMAVQQFI from the coding sequence ATGAGCCCATATCAGTTCCGTGCCGCAGATGGCGCCAATCCTGACTCCCCGGTCATTTTCCTGTTCCATGGGACGGGTGGAGACGAAAACCAGTTCTTCGAGATTGCCGGCCAATTGCTGCCGCAGGCGCGGCGCGTAGCTCCGCGCGGGGATGTCAGCGAGCATGGTGCGCTGCGCTATTTCCGCCGCACCGGTGAAGGCGTCTATGACATGGCCGACCTCGCACAGCGCACGGAAAAAATGGCGGAATTTATCGCCGAGCAGATCGGTGCGGTCCGCCCCTCTCGCGTCATCGGTCTGGGATATTCCAACGGTGCCAATATTTTGGCTTCGGTTATGTTCGCCGCGCCGGCGCTGTTCGACCAGGCTATCCTTATGCATCCGCTGATCCCCTTTGCGCCGCAGGCGGCCAACTTTTCCGGACGGAAGGTGTTGATTACAGCCGGGCAGCGCGATCCGATAGCGCCTGCCGCCGCTACGCAGGCTCTGGCCGATTATTTCAGCGCCAACGGCGCCGAAAGTCGCCTGGCGTGGCATGCTGGCGGCCATGAAATCCGCCAGGAAGAGATCATGGCGGTTCAGCAGTTCATCTGA
- a CDS encoding FMN-dependent NADH-azoreductase, translating into MTTIFRLDASIRAQGSVTRAVADTLQGELIARLGQASVVARDIGLSPLPAHAWAGAVFAPHVPAEQRSVEQKEGLALGTLLADELLNADAYVFALPFYNFGVSQHFKAYVDILLTEPRFAPGQPQLIGGRPAHLIIARGGGYGPGTPRHGWDHGTAWYQRVLGDILGLDLATTEVELTLADTNPAMEGLRGLAAENLAQGHAHASQSAGVLAQRLQG; encoded by the coding sequence ATGACCACGATTTTTCGTCTCGACGCCAGCATTCGAGCGCAGGGCTCAGTGACAAGAGCCGTTGCCGACACGCTGCAGGGCGAGCTCATCGCGCGCCTGGGGCAAGCCAGTGTCGTCGCGCGCGACATCGGGCTGAGCCCTTTGCCGGCGCATGCCTGGGCCGGTGCAGTATTCGCTCCGCACGTGCCGGCAGAACAGAGGTCGGTCGAGCAAAAGGAGGGTCTCGCGCTCGGCACCCTTCTGGCCGATGAATTGCTGAACGCGGACGCGTACGTTTTTGCGCTGCCATTTTACAATTTCGGCGTGTCGCAGCACTTCAAGGCCTATGTCGACATCCTGCTCACCGAACCCCGCTTCGCACCCGGTCAGCCTCAGCTGATCGGGGGGCGCCCCGCACATCTGATCATCGCGCGTGGTGGTGGCTATGGCCCCGGCACGCCGCGGCACGGCTGGGATCATGGCACGGCTTGGTATCAGCGCGTATTGGGCGACATTCTTGGCCTCGACCTTGCGACGACCGAGGTGGAGCTGACCCTGGCAGACACCAATCCGGCCATGGAAGGGCTGCGCGGACTTGCTGCGGAAAACCTGGCGCAGGGACATGCCCACGCGAGCCAAAGTGCGGGCGTTCTTGCGCAGCGACTGCAGGGTTAA
- the bfr gene encoding bacterioferritin has translation MKGEAQVIERLNEALFLELGAVNQYWVHYRLLDDWGYKRLAAKERAESIEEMHHADKLIERIIFLEGHPNLQRVAPLRIGQTIKEVLEADLAGEYDARAAYKASRELCEELGDYVSKNLFEELLADEEGHIDFLETQLDLLEKIGAEKYGQLNSAPADEAE, from the coding sequence GTGAAAGGCGAAGCACAAGTCATCGAGCGGCTTAACGAGGCCCTTTTCCTCGAGCTCGGCGCAGTCAACCAGTACTGGGTGCATTATCGGCTCCTCGACGACTGGGGATATAAGCGCCTGGCCGCAAAGGAACGTGCCGAATCCATCGAAGAGATGCACCACGCCGACAAGCTGATCGAGCGCATCATCTTCCTCGAAGGCCACCCCAACCTGCAACGCGTCGCCCCCCTGCGCATCGGCCAGACCATCAAGGAAGTGCTCGAAGCCGACCTCGCCGGCGAATATGACGCCCGGGCGGCCTACAAGGCCAGCCGCGAACTGTGCGAAGAACTCGGGGATTACGTCTCCAAGAATCTGTTCGAGGAATTGCTGGCAGACGAGGAAGGCCATATCGACTTTCTGGAAACCCAGCTTGATCTGCTCGAAAAGATTGGGGCCGAGAAATACGGCCAGCTCAATTCGGCTCCCGCCGACGAAGCGGAGTAG
- a CDS encoding DUF599 domain-containing protein, whose translation MTTTLTSIFPLLVYLAYNIVVPQIEKLRPSLSTIMNMQRRRWVANAARRESPFDAILSGNIMGSVSFLASTSVLLVLAVFAVFGQLPTLMETLDSLSLERTYTVIDVQIHLAVMLAMFVLAFFAFTLSLRQFNHFCIMLGALDHDRATSDEEIEAIARMNALGAKNFNSGIRAYYFSVATVAWFVSEWLGIAVCLATVLVLAHREFFSSAHRTAASAAVIAARHRRQAQD comes from the coding sequence GTGACGACGACGCTGACTTCGATTTTTCCTCTCTTGGTCTACCTCGCCTATAATATCGTGGTCCCGCAGATCGAAAAGCTTCGGCCCTCGCTTTCGACGATCATGAACATGCAACGTCGGCGCTGGGTGGCCAATGCGGCACGCCGCGAAAGTCCATTCGACGCGATCTTGTCGGGCAATATCATGGGTTCGGTAAGTTTCCTGGCCTCCACTTCGGTACTGCTGGTGCTGGCTGTGTTTGCGGTCTTTGGCCAATTGCCCACGCTGATGGAAACGCTCGACTCGCTCTCGCTGGAGCGCACCTACACGGTGATCGACGTGCAGATCCATCTGGCGGTCATGTTGGCCATGTTCGTTCTGGCATTCTTTGCCTTTACGCTCTCACTGCGCCAGTTCAACCATTTCTGCATCATGCTGGGCGCGCTCGACCACGATCGAGCGACAAGCGACGAGGAAATAGAGGCCATCGCCCGCATGAATGCTCTCGGCGCCAAGAACTTCAATTCCGGGATCAGGGCCTATTACTTCTCTGTCGCGACGGTTGCCTGGTTCGTGTCCGAATGGCTAGGCATCGCCGTGTGTCTCGCCACCGTCCTGGTGCTTGCGCACCGCGAATTCTTCTCGTCGGCCCATCGGACCGCCGCATCTGCCGCTGTCATTGCAGCGCGCCATCGTCGGCAAGCGCAGGACTAG
- a CDS encoding LPS-assembly protein LptD → MRRVRRHMRRSWPVLAALAALGLGSALPVHAQGLVPADFFNAPIDPSAPTAVEAEELVFDSVANIITARGDVVVRISGYTIAGNELVYRRTSGEMEVLGDVRVTDPAGNVSQSARLALTGGLKRTVLDSMTITASDGSRISADSADFDQELRSILTNAQYAPCGECVDNRGRRIGWSISAAKVVQSAEDGSISFEQPVLSLLGVPVAWLPYLWLPDLSDSSLAMLPRPSLAYSEQIGVKAEVSLPVYSTRSTDIVLTPTLLSRQGFLLGAEWVQRFDQGSMRIKASGLYQLDKAAFTFPDARRDMRGAVQAQGEFQPIEDWTLGFAYAAFSDSAYFQDYLLDPRRAGINEVYATHLTAETYVDARVQQYNLLGDVANQTREQQGLALPNVRVERTFKLAPGAGHVTVEGRVLNIHRVRDNGSTFNGVAYDYGYAGTRLHGMAQASWQNQWIAGGAVLTPFAGIRLDAASYDRSTGQVFDPAVQAPADGTLLGVTPVAALDLRYPLAARSPGITHLVEPIAQIVYRGASSVQPGITNEDSQSVVFDDANLFSYNRFTGIDRQETGLRMNLGGRYLASFDDGNHLELIAGQSFQLAGDNAFAMANRQNAGVGSGLEATSSYAVLGAYGVLADRVRLGGKVQVDTATFDIARAGLGVSYAQDGWSGALNYRYAEAVAAAGNVRDLHELGGDVSLPIDEYWSAHGNYYWDISGNTFLQAGGGLTYNDGYLNVGANLTRTGATHRTPNDLRATVSFRLMAPAGFDAGFSNTLPLPNLMQ, encoded by the coding sequence TTGAGACGCGTTCGTCGCCATATGCGCCGGAGCTGGCCTGTGCTGGCTGCCCTGGCGGCTCTAGGCCTTGGGTCGGCTCTGCCGGTTCATGCGCAGGGCCTTGTGCCGGCGGATTTCTTCAATGCCCCGATCGACCCCTCGGCGCCCACTGCGGTGGAAGCAGAGGAACTCGTTTTCGATTCGGTCGCCAACATCATCACGGCCCGTGGGGACGTGGTCGTGCGCATCAGCGGCTATACGATCGCCGGCAATGAGCTGGTCTATCGCCGAACGAGCGGCGAGATGGAGGTTCTGGGCGATGTCCGGGTCACCGACCCTGCCGGCAATGTCTCTCAGAGCGCGAGGCTGGCGCTGACCGGCGGGCTCAAGCGCACCGTGCTTGATTCCATGACCATCACAGCGAGCGATGGCTCCCGCATCAGCGCTGACAGTGCCGATTTCGACCAGGAATTGCGCTCCATTCTGACCAACGCGCAATACGCCCCCTGCGGCGAGTGTGTCGACAATCGCGGCCGGCGCATCGGCTGGTCAATCAGCGCTGCCAAAGTCGTGCAAAGCGCCGAGGACGGCTCGATCAGCTTCGAGCAGCCTGTTCTGTCTCTTTTGGGCGTGCCGGTGGCGTGGCTGCCCTATCTCTGGCTGCCAGATCTCAGCGACAGTTCACTTGCCATGCTGCCGAGACCCAGCCTTGCCTACAGCGAGCAGATCGGGGTCAAGGCCGAGGTATCCCTGCCGGTCTATTCGACGCGCAGTACCGATATTGTCCTGACCCCGACCCTCCTCTCGCGCCAAGGTTTTCTTCTCGGTGCGGAATGGGTGCAAAGGTTCGACCAAGGCTCGATGCGGATCAAGGCGTCGGGGCTCTACCAGCTCGACAAGGCTGCCTTCACATTCCCCGATGCCCGGCGCGACATGCGGGGCGCAGTGCAGGCGCAGGGCGAGTTCCAGCCGATCGAAGACTGGACCCTGGGTTTTGCCTATGCGGCATTTTCGGACAGTGCCTATTTTCAGGATTACCTGCTCGACCCCCGTCGCGCCGGAATCAACGAGGTTTATGCCACGCACCTGACGGCCGAGACCTATGTCGATGCGCGGGTTCAGCAATATAACCTGCTCGGTGACGTCGCCAATCAAACGCGCGAACAACAGGGATTGGCGCTGCCCAATGTGCGTGTCGAACGCACTTTCAAGCTGGCGCCTGGCGCCGGCCACGTCACCGTAGAGGGACGAGTGCTCAATATTCACCGCGTGCGGGACAATGGGAGCACTTTCAATGGCGTGGCCTATGATTACGGCTATGCCGGTACGAGGCTTCATGGCATGGCCCAGGCCAGCTGGCAAAACCAATGGATCGCTGGCGGTGCCGTCCTGACGCCCTTTGCCGGAATTCGCCTGGACGCCGCCAGTTACGACCGGAGCACCGGACAGGTTTTCGACCCTGCTGTGCAGGCCCCGGCCGACGGGACGCTGCTGGGCGTTACCCCGGTTGCCGCACTTGACCTGCGCTATCCGCTTGCGGCGCGCAGTCCAGGCATCACCCACCTCGTCGAACCCATTGCGCAGATCGTCTATCGCGGTGCCTCGAGCGTCCAGCCGGGGATTACCAATGAGGATTCGCAAAGCGTGGTTTTCGACGATGCCAACCTTTTTAGCTATAACCGGTTTACGGGGATCGACCGCCAGGAAACCGGTCTTCGCATGAATCTGGGCGGCCGCTATCTGGCGAGTTTCGACGATGGCAATCATCTCGAGTTGATTGCCGGGCAATCCTTCCAGCTGGCGGGAGACAATGCTTTCGCCATGGCCAATCGGCAGAACGCTGGCGTGGGTTCAGGCCTTGAAGCCACCTCATCCTATGCGGTTCTGGGAGCCTATGGCGTCCTGGCAGACCGTGTACGACTGGGAGGCAAGGTGCAGGTCGATACTGCAACATTCGACATCGCCCGCGCCGGCCTCGGTGTGTCCTATGCGCAAGATGGCTGGAGCGGGGCGCTCAATTATCGCTATGCAGAAGCCGTCGCAGCGGCCGGCAATGTCAGGGACCTGCACGAGCTGGGTGGAGACGTAAGCCTGCCCATCGACGAATATTGGTCGGCGCACGGCAATTACTATTGGGACATTTCTGGTAACACGTTCCTTCAGGCTGGCGGCGGGCTGACCTATAATGACGGCTATCTCAATGTCGGTGCCAATCTGACGCGCACGGGAGCAACGCACCGGACGCCGAACGACCTGCGTGCCACCGTATCGTTCCGCTTGATGGCACCGGCGGGTTTTGACGCCGGTTTTTCGAACACCCTGCCATTGCCCAATCTGATGCAGTAG
- a CDS encoding alpha/beta hydrolase translates to MTVLRRAFAVLAVLVAFIPASAHAVSIMDPFNVPAAMDGGTSKVGSNIAYGDGNRSRLDVYAPEQRGAPAPVVFFIYGGGWSRGERGEYEFVGRALASRGFVTVIADYRLYPEVSYPLFLEDGARALRWVQDNIANFGGDPNRLFLAGHSAGAYNAVMQALDPSFRAEFGVTMPILGVAALSGPYDFYPFEYNEVRDVFGQAPSPEGTQPINLITSEAPPMYLATGTTDPIVRMQNTQRFADRLRAQGVWVTTQYYDGFGHMEPVIAMGSLWRWRMPVLDDMVGFFQRFGAFPSGVPYVAVAPDAPEMLPDSIMPTDQIVEQLNAMFQPIEE, encoded by the coding sequence ATGACTGTGCTTCGTCGCGCTTTTGCCGTTCTTGCCGTCCTGGTCGCCTTCATACCGGCCAGCGCCCACGCGGTCTCGATCATGGATCCCTTCAACGTTCCCGCCGCCATGGATGGCGGCACGTCCAAAGTGGGCAGCAACATTGCGTATGGGGACGGCAATCGCAGCCGACTGGATGTCTATGCGCCCGAGCAGCGGGGCGCGCCGGCGCCGGTGGTCTTCTTCATCTATGGCGGCGGCTGGAGCCGGGGCGAGCGCGGGGAATATGAATTTGTCGGCCGGGCTCTGGCGTCACGCGGTTTCGTAACCGTCATTGCCGATTATCGTCTCTATCCCGAAGTCAGCTATCCGCTATTTCTTGAGGACGGCGCGCGTGCCCTGCGCTGGGTGCAGGACAACATTGCCAACTTTGGCGGCGACCCAAACCGCCTTTTTCTGGCAGGTCATTCGGCTGGCGCCTATAATGCGGTCATGCAGGCGCTCGATCCCTCGTTTCGGGCAGAGTTCGGCGTGACCATGCCGATTCTGGGCGTAGCGGCCTTGTCTGGCCCCTATGACTTTTACCCGTTCGAGTATAACGAGGTCCGCGACGTTTTCGGGCAGGCCCCAAGTCCAGAGGGCACGCAGCCGATCAACCTCATCACGTCCGAAGCGCCACCGATGTATCTGGCGACCGGCACCACAGACCCCATCGTCCGCATGCAGAATACCCAGCGGTTCGCCGACCGTTTGCGCGCTCAGGGCGTCTGGGTGACCACGCAATATTACGATGGCTTCGGTCATATGGAGCCGGTTATCGCCATGGGCTCCCTGTGGCGCTGGCGCATGCCGGTTCTCGACGACATGGTCGGGTTCTTTCAGCGATTTGGCGCGTTTCCCAGCGGCGTGCCGTATGTTGCCGTAGCGCCGGATGCGCCGGAAATGCTGCCGGATTCCATCATGCCGACCGATCAGATCGTCGAGCAACTGAACGCCATGTTCCAGCCCATCGAAGAATAA
- a CDS encoding aldo/keto reductase, with amino-acid sequence MQLKSLGGTDIRVTDLCLGTMTWGSQNTEKEGHAQIALARDAGINFMDTAELYAVPGSAETSGRTEEIIGNWFATHGDRDKWVLASKIAGGGNSFLRNGHRADGPSIRQALDASLRRLKTDYIDLYQIHWASRGHYHFENYWKYDPSRQDSADIRANITDMLETLGDLVKQGKIRHVGVSNETTWGIAQWLRIAEQSNLPRLVSVQNEYSLLRRLFDHDLAELSHHEDVGLLAYSPLAGGLLTGKYFNGATPEGSRKDYQKGFWRLNAHSDRATRDYHALAGKHGLDPVQMAIAFCRSRPFMTSTIIGATSTEQLTQVLGAAGMELSSDVLADINAVYRDNPRPI; translated from the coding sequence ATGCAATTAAAATCACTTGGCGGCACTGACATCAGGGTCACCGATCTATGTCTGGGCACCATGACCTGGGGCAGCCAGAACACCGAGAAGGAAGGCCACGCCCAGATCGCCCTGGCGCGCGACGCGGGCATCAATTTCATGGACACCGCCGAACTCTATGCCGTTCCGGGTAGCGCCGAAACCAGCGGCCGGACCGAGGAAATCATCGGCAACTGGTTTGCCACGCATGGAGATCGGGACAAATGGGTGCTGGCCAGCAAAATTGCCGGTGGCGGCAACAGTTTCCTGCGCAACGGCCATCGCGCCGACGGGCCCTCGATTCGCCAGGCACTGGATGCCAGCCTGCGTCGGCTCAAGACCGATTATATCGATCTCTATCAGATTCACTGGGCAAGCCGGGGACATTATCACTTCGAGAATTACTGGAAATACGATCCGTCCCGCCAAGATAGCGCCGACATTCGCGCCAACATCACGGATATGCTCGAAACGCTCGGTGACCTCGTCAAGCAGGGCAAGATCCGCCATGTGGGGGTATCCAACGAAACCACTTGGGGCATTGCCCAATGGCTACGCATCGCCGAACAAAGCAACCTGCCACGCCTGGTATCGGTGCAAAACGAATATAGCCTGCTGCGCCGCCTGTTCGACCACGATCTGGCCGAGCTCAGCCATCACGAGGATGTCGGCCTTCTTGCTTATTCGCCACTGGCGGGCGGCCTGCTCACCGGGAAATATTTCAACGGGGCCACGCCAGAAGGCAGCCGCAAGGATTATCAGAAGGGCTTCTGGCGGCTGAACGCGCATTCGGATCGTGCCACGCGGGATTATCACGCACTGGCAGGCAAACACGGCCTTGACCCGGTGCAGATGGCCATCGCCTTCTGTCGCAGCCGTCCCTTCATGACCTCAACGATCATTGGCGCTACCAGCACCGAGCAGTTGACCCAGGTTCTGGGCGCAGCCGGCATGGAATTGTCATCGGATGTGCTGGCGGACATCAACGCCGTCTATCGCGACAATCCTCGCCCCATCTGA